From the Candidatus Peribacteria bacterium genome, one window contains:
- the nusB gene encoding transcription antitermination factor NusB — protein MARRRHLSRIAVMQALFERENRPEVDVHQSLLLNEAELGDMDTPFAEELLKGVVDHYDELCTLIQEHAPGWTLERMDPVSRCVLCMGAYEMQYAKDAPPAVIINEAIEIAKEFGTDESGKFVNGVLNAMIQK, from the coding sequence ATGGCTCGCAGACGTCATCTCTCCCGAATAGCCGTCATGCAGGCACTGTTTGAGCGTGAAAACCGCCCGGAGGTGGATGTGCATCAGTCTCTTCTTTTAAATGAAGCGGAGCTGGGGGATATGGATACGCCTTTTGCAGAAGAACTTCTGAAAGGTGTGGTCGATCACTACGACGAACTGTGTACCTTGATCCAGGAACATGCACCGGGATGGACACTGGAACGCATGGACCCTGTTTCCCGTTGCGTCCTTTGTATGGGTGCGTACGAAATGCAGTATGCAAAAGATGCACCACCTGCCGTCATCATTAACGAAGCGATTGAGATTGCCAAAGAGTTCGGAACGGACGAATCAGGAAAATTCGTGAACGGAGTCCTGAACGCCATGATCCAGAAATAG
- a CDS encoding pilin — translation MRILRPLALLTGLVGILLPETGFLAVEPVATSVNLSTVCFITSLYCPGGGSLGAAMYVETTLFNGARLVFSAAAILLFTQYGIRLMMESSDESTISEVKSAYTYGIAGAAIVTLATLIVQAVGQPFGTYGTDNSGVLVSPAVVGDTLHVIVFFMRVMVGTALTAVVVYQGIRLIILQGQDSEIEKQKQRFFHTLIGVAIITLATTVVSDFLPGSGGSSDLAVQMIGIANFLIVLIGGLSVLTFIVAGLFLVVSTDEGLKDKAKKTIFGTVIGLIIMLTSYTIVNFIIQLNPGGFSFLS, via the coding sequence ATGCGCATTCTCCGTCCACTCGCTCTCCTCACCGGCTTGGTTGGAATACTGCTTCCGGAAACCGGGTTTCTGGCAGTGGAACCGGTCGCAACATCGGTGAATCTCAGTACTGTGTGTTTCATCACGTCGCTTTACTGTCCGGGTGGCGGTTCACTGGGCGCGGCAATGTATGTAGAAACCACGCTCTTCAACGGTGCGCGTCTGGTTTTTTCTGCAGCAGCCATTCTCCTCTTCACCCAGTACGGCATCCGTCTGATGATGGAAAGTTCGGATGAAAGTACGATTTCAGAAGTGAAGAGTGCCTACACCTATGGTATTGCAGGTGCTGCCATTGTGACGCTTGCGACTCTCATTGTGCAGGCTGTCGGTCAGCCGTTTGGAACATACGGAACAGATAACTCCGGCGTGCTTGTGAGCCCTGCCGTGGTGGGCGACACGCTGCATGTTATTGTCTTCTTTATGCGCGTGATGGTCGGAACAGCATTGACTGCGGTCGTGGTGTATCAGGGTATCCGCCTGATTATTCTGCAGGGTCAGGATTCGGAAATTGAAAAACAGAAGCAGCGTTTCTTCCACACGCTTATTGGCGTCGCCATCATCACGCTTGCGACAACGGTGGTCTCGGACTTCCTGCCTGGTTCAGGCGGATCGTCTGATCTTGCGGTACAGATGATCGGTATTGCCAACTTCCTGATTGTCCTTATTGGCGGACTCTCCGTGCTGACATTCATCGTCGCGGGACTCTTCCTGGTGGTATCGACTGATGAAGGACTGAAAGACAAAGCGAAGAAAACTATTTTCGGAACGGTCATCGGACTGATTATCATGCTCACCAGTTACACCATTGTGAATTTCATTATCCAGCTGAACCCGGGTGGGTTCTCCTTCCTGTCATGA
- the msrA gene encoding peptide-methionine (S)-S-oxide reductase MsrA: protein MQDTQSTPAKATFGAGCFWGVEDTFRQIPGVLDVIVGYTGGSVPNPTYEVVCNGTTGHAEAVEITYDPEVVTYEALLKVFWENHNPTTRNQQGPDFGSQYRSVIFYHTPEQKVAAEQALLQLEKSGKWKNPVVTDIVPAKEFYKAEDYHQQYLKKNGLSSCHY, encoded by the coding sequence ATGCAGGACACGCAATCAACACCGGCAAAAGCAACGTTTGGGGCAGGATGCTTCTGGGGAGTGGAAGACACCTTCCGCCAGATTCCGGGCGTCTTGGATGTGATAGTCGGCTACACCGGCGGCAGCGTGCCGAATCCTACCTATGAAGTGGTATGCAATGGCACCACCGGTCATGCGGAAGCGGTGGAAATCACGTACGACCCCGAGGTTGTCACTTATGAAGCACTTCTGAAAGTGTTCTGGGAGAATCACAATCCGACAACGCGCAACCAGCAGGGCCCGGATTTCGGATCGCAGTACCGCTCGGTGATTTTCTATCACACACCCGAACAGAAAGTGGCAGCAGAGCAGGCACTTCTGCAGTTGGAGAAATCCGGCAAATGGAAAAATCCGGTTGTGACAGACATTGTCCCCGCAAAAGAATTTTACAAAGCGGAGGACTATCATCAGCAGTATCTGAAGAAAAATGGACTGAGCTCGTGTCATTACTGA
- a CDS encoding GNAT family N-acetyltransferase, which yields MELIEPSMDYAESFEEAVLEFKGEPIHGFNMGTPFTTVADAIDRMEQSARGENLPEGWVPSHSYWLIDDQRVIGIVNIRHYLTPALEKRNGHIGYSIRPSEQKKGYGTELLRLALQKAKELGIHRALLTCDENNLGSRRIIEKNGGELQDIIEVDGDAVMRFWIENP from the coding sequence ATGGAATTGATTGAACCATCAATGGACTATGCAGAAAGCTTTGAGGAAGCAGTTCTGGAATTTAAAGGAGAGCCTATTCACGGCTTTAACATGGGTACTCCGTTTACAACAGTTGCAGATGCCATTGATCGGATGGAGCAGTCTGCCCGGGGCGAGAATCTTCCGGAGGGATGGGTTCCCTCACACTCCTATTGGCTCATCGACGATCAGCGTGTTATCGGCATTGTGAATATCCGGCACTACCTGACGCCGGCACTGGAGAAACGCAATGGACATATTGGCTATTCCATCCGACCATCCGAACAAAAAAAGGGCTACGGAACGGAGCTTCTGCGTCTTGCATTACAGAAAGCAAAAGAGCTGGGTATCCACCGGGCACTTCTCACATGTGATGAAAACAATCTCGGCTCGCGGAGGATTATCGAAAAGAACGGTGGCGAATTGCAGGACATCATTGAGGTTGATGGAGACGCTGTGATGCGGTTCTGGATTGAGAACCCATAA
- the pheS gene encoding phenylalanine--tRNA ligase subunit alpha — translation MSKTAINWQTYIEQITACKNAADLDTLELDLLGRKRGVLTDAMKALGALSIEEKKTKGQELNEWKKKVEGAIADKRATFTNEKMSGLADTDKIDVTLRLPKKQQGHLHLIPEFIRKVEDVFGRMGFDVARNNELESEKENFHLLNFEKDHAAMDMQATFWIKGEPGKLMRTHTSPVQIHYMKEHKPPFRAICPGRVYRKDSDATHSPMFHQFEGLMVGKDISVANLKAVMTEAVKELLSPDIELRFRTSYFPFTEPSLELDIRWLGKEGEKGSGRWLEVGGCGLIHPNVLKNVGIDPNVWSGFAFGFGIERLIMIKYGVADLRGFYEGDVRFLEQF, via the coding sequence ATGTCCAAAACCGCCATCAACTGGCAAACCTACATTGAGCAGATCACCGCCTGCAAAAACGCAGCCGATCTCGATACCCTCGAACTTGATCTCCTGGGTCGAAAACGCGGCGTCCTGACGGATGCCATGAAAGCCCTTGGTGCATTGAGCATCGAGGAAAAGAAAACGAAGGGACAGGAACTGAATGAGTGGAAAAAGAAAGTCGAAGGGGCAATTGCTGACAAGCGCGCCACCTTCACGAACGAAAAAATGTCCGGACTGGCAGACACCGACAAGATTGATGTCACCCTGCGCCTCCCGAAAAAGCAGCAGGGCCATCTGCACCTCATTCCGGAATTCATCCGCAAAGTGGAAGACGTGTTCGGACGCATGGGATTTGATGTCGCGCGGAATAATGAGCTCGAGTCCGAGAAAGAAAACTTTCATCTCCTGAACTTCGAAAAAGATCACGCCGCTATGGATATGCAGGCGACGTTCTGGATAAAGGGCGAACCCGGCAAACTGATGCGCACGCACACCTCTCCGGTGCAGATTCACTACATGAAGGAACATAAGCCTCCCTTCCGTGCCATCTGCCCGGGACGCGTCTACCGCAAAGACAGCGACGCCACACACTCACCCATGTTCCACCAGTTCGAAGGACTGATGGTCGGGAAAGATATTTCGGTTGCGAACCTGAAAGCAGTCATGACAGAAGCAGTGAAGGAATTGCTCTCTCCGGACATTGAACTCCGCTTCCGCACGAGCTACTTCCCCTTCACAGAGCCTTCGCTGGAACTCGATATCCGCTGGCTTGGGAAAGAAGGCGAGAAAGGGTCCGGCCGTTGGCTGGAAGTAGGAGGCTGCGGCCTCATTCACCCGAACGTCCTGAAAAACGTCGGCATTGATCCAAACGTCTGGAGCGGCTTTGCCTTTGGCTTCGGCATCGAGCGATTGATTATGATTAAGTACGGCGTTGCCGACCTGCGCGGGTTCTACGAAGGAGACGTGCGCTTTTTGGAGCAGTTCTAA
- the rsmG gene encoding 16S rRNA (guanine(527)-N(7))-methyltransferase RsmG: MHIPSEHDEQLRTLMRVFLAENANINLSALRTEEACWYGNILDSVAFQELNCAEVMNEPGATLLDIGTGGGFPLLPLAILYPQAQCTGLDSIGKKIAAITRIAKEAGIKNFLGIADRAEVLGQKKKYREQYSMVTSRAVAPLNILLEYCSPFVKTGGYVVVWKSLHIDDELKASDEAQRALRCQLVTSHTYTLPGDFGSRQLLVFRKTGPLDKKYPREVGMAKREPIGGPAKV; this comes from the coding sequence ATGCACATCCCCTCCGAACACGACGAACAACTCCGAACCCTCATGCGCGTCTTCCTGGCCGAAAACGCCAACATCAATCTCTCGGCGCTCCGCACCGAAGAAGCCTGCTGGTACGGCAACATTCTGGACTCGGTTGCCTTTCAGGAACTCAACTGCGCGGAGGTGATGAACGAACCAGGCGCGACGTTACTTGATATCGGGACAGGCGGAGGCTTCCCGCTATTGCCTCTCGCCATTCTCTATCCGCAGGCACAATGCACAGGACTCGATTCCATCGGCAAAAAAATTGCGGCCATCACGCGCATTGCAAAAGAAGCCGGCATCAAGAACTTCCTAGGAATTGCAGACCGCGCCGAAGTACTGGGTCAGAAGAAGAAATACCGTGAACAGTATTCGATGGTGACATCACGCGCGGTTGCCCCCTTGAATATTCTTCTGGAGTACTGCAGCCCGTTTGTGAAAACCGGTGGATACGTGGTGGTCTGGAAAAGTCTGCATATTGATGATGAACTGAAAGCGAGCGACGAAGCACAGCGCGCACTGCGTTGTCAGCTGGTCACATCACACACGTATACTTTGCCTGGTGACTTCGGCTCGCGACAGTTACTGGTGTTCCGGAAAACCGGACCGCTTGATAAAAAATATCCGCGGGAAGTGGGCATGGCAAAACGGGAACCGATTGGTGGTCCCGCGAAAGTGTAA
- a CDS encoding phosphomannomutase/phosphoglucomutase: MSIDPRIFRAYDIRGRAHEQMTKEGCRLIGQAFGSEVRERTGKEHPVLCVGRDARTHGPDFERAVVEGLIESGCHVLLIGQTPSPVNYFTICTQELDGGIQVTASHNPAHDNGLKLCTADADAFAGDDLQRLHTRIQEGRFLKGSGTSLEIDAITPYVTHLATLFKGVGDGMSIAVDSGNGVAGPVYCDVLRAVGATVTELYTEPDGTFPNHPADPSKWETLRELQGTVQDTGARLGFGFDGDGDRMGLVDERGMIRSADDILLLLAQDHLSRFPGAPVVFTVSNSGVLKTEISAWGGKPVLCKVGHSFVENAMREHKAKLGGEQSGHFFCGEDYFGFDDALVASLRVLKILQSGHGPLSSLFAAFPKVYQSPERRPTVADEHKSHVVERITKHFQERHDVETMDGARIEFGDGAWVGIRQSNTSPRISICIEARTPEKLEELETIILHYLKDYPEIEWDE, encoded by the coding sequence ATGTCTATCGACCCCCGCATTTTCCGCGCGTACGACATCCGTGGTCGCGCTCATGAACAGATGACCAAAGAAGGCTGCCGGCTGATCGGCCAGGCTTTCGGCAGCGAAGTCCGCGAGCGCACAGGCAAAGAACACCCCGTCCTCTGTGTCGGCCGCGATGCACGCACGCATGGGCCGGATTTTGAGAGAGCGGTGGTGGAAGGATTGATCGAAAGCGGCTGTCATGTCCTGCTGATTGGCCAGACGCCGAGTCCGGTGAACTATTTCACCATCTGCACACAGGAACTCGACGGCGGCATTCAGGTCACCGCGAGTCACAATCCCGCCCACGACAACGGACTCAAGCTCTGCACCGCTGATGCGGATGCATTCGCCGGAGACGATCTGCAGCGTCTGCACACACGCATTCAGGAAGGACGATTCCTGAAGGGATCAGGAACGTCTCTGGAGATAGATGCCATCACGCCGTACGTCACACACTTGGCTACGCTCTTCAAAGGAGTCGGCGACGGCATGTCGATTGCGGTGGATAGCGGTAACGGTGTTGCCGGGCCTGTCTACTGCGATGTGTTGCGGGCGGTTGGCGCAACCGTCACAGAACTCTACACAGAACCGGACGGCACATTCCCGAATCATCCTGCAGATCCCAGCAAGTGGGAAACACTGCGTGAGTTGCAGGGCACAGTGCAGGATACCGGCGCCCGGCTCGGTTTCGGATTTGATGGTGATGGCGACCGTATGGGGCTGGTGGATGAGCGCGGCATGATCCGCTCGGCGGATGACATTCTGCTTCTCCTCGCACAGGATCACCTCTCGCGTTTCCCGGGTGCACCGGTTGTCTTTACTGTGAGCAACTCCGGCGTGTTGAAAACAGAAATCAGCGCCTGGGGCGGCAAGCCGGTTCTCTGCAAAGTCGGTCACTCGTTTGTGGAAAACGCCATGCGCGAACACAAAGCGAAGCTTGGCGGCGAACAGTCCGGACATTTCTTCTGTGGCGAAGACTACTTTGGATTTGATGATGCTCTCGTGGCATCTCTGCGCGTTCTCAAAATCCTGCAGTCAGGGCACGGCCCCCTATCCTCACTCTTTGCGGCTTTCCCGAAAGTCTACCAGTCCCCCGAACGCAGACCGACGGTTGCAGACGAGCACAAGAGCCATGTTGTGGAGAGAATCACGAAACATTTCCAGGAACGGCACGACGTGGAAACCATGGACGGCGCCCGCATTGAATTCGGCGACGGGGCGTGGGTGGGCATCCGTCAGAGCAATACCTCTCCGCGCATTTCTATTTGTATTGAAGCAAGAACGCCGGAAAAACTTGAAGAGCTCGAAACCATCATTTTGCACTATCTTAAAGACTATCCAGAGATTGAGTGGGACGAGTGA
- a CDS encoding asparaginase: protein MPRAKIAVLYVGGSIGMIRNQKTGRMETLESLAEIHRFLPELQREVALQFFSVSNIGSSEVTSTEWVEIADLIKKHYDEFEGFVVIHGTNTMSYTAAALSFAFQNLSKPIILTGALMPIDDLASDGRLNLIFAIRAAQLDIAEVCIVLGPTILRGCRSVKVEQSILQTFESPHFPALGNFGTSVHLEPWRTVRRKRTLDAKIGFDTNVLSLTLHPGIPAAQFDALLSAKPHGIIIRSYGQGMLSEELFPWLREVTKQGIPVVIASQMLRGRIDMHLYDKQLFLEEIGVISGNDMTYECAVVKLMWALAQTRKIEKVKSILEKDLVGELSSKF, encoded by the coding sequence ATGCCCCGCGCCAAAATCGCTGTCCTCTACGTGGGAGGCTCCATCGGCATGATCCGCAACCAGAAGACCGGTCGTATGGAAACGCTCGAGTCACTCGCGGAAATCCACCGGTTTCTGCCGGAACTCCAGCGCGAAGTGGCGCTCCAGTTTTTCTCGGTGTCGAACATCGGCTCATCCGAAGTGACGAGCACGGAGTGGGTGGAGATCGCTGATCTGATCAAGAAACACTACGACGAATTCGAAGGATTCGTGGTCATCCATGGCACAAACACCATGAGCTACACGGCTGCCGCACTCTCGTTTGCATTCCAGAATCTCAGCAAGCCGATCATCCTGACCGGTGCCCTGATGCCGATTGACGACCTTGCGAGTGACGGACGACTGAATTTGATTTTCGCGATCCGCGCCGCACAGCTCGATATTGCAGAAGTCTGTATTGTCCTCGGTCCCACGATTCTGCGCGGCTGCCGATCGGTAAAAGTCGAGCAGTCGATTCTCCAGACATTTGAAAGTCCGCATTTCCCGGCGCTCGGCAATTTTGGCACGAGTGTGCATCTGGAACCATGGCGTACGGTGCGTCGCAAGCGGACGCTTGATGCCAAGATCGGTTTCGATACAAACGTGCTCTCACTTACGCTGCATCCGGGTATTCCGGCTGCACAGTTTGATGCGCTGCTCTCTGCCAAACCACACGGCATCATCATCCGTTCGTACGGACAGGGCATGCTTTCCGAAGAATTGTTCCCGTGGCTCCGGGAAGTCACAAAGCAGGGGATTCCGGTCGTCATCGCGTCACAGATGCTGCGTGGCCGCATAGATATGCATCTCTACGACAAGCAATTGTTCCTCGAAGAAATCGGTGTGATTTCCGGGAATGACATGACATACGAATGTGCCGTGGTGAAGCTGATGTGGGCGCTGGCACAAACGAGGAAAATCGAGAAAGTGAAGAGTATCCTGGAGAAAGATTTGGTTGGGGAACTGAGTTCGAAATTCTGA
- the pyrE gene encoding orotate phosphoribosyltransferase, with translation MTHSIRIAEFLLNIGAVRLSVHQPFTWTSGIKSPIYCDNRMIYSHPEARKAVVDALVSRVKNLHIPADVIAGTATAAIGWAALVADRMELPFVYVRSKAKEHGAQKRIEGDLKENQHIVVIEDLISTGGSSVSTADALRMEGKGIVTDVVSIFSYELGASHEKALEAGLIFHPLSTVTTLLQVALDQDRIIDEEAEEIERFIKDPQHWHAV, from the coding sequence ATGACCCACTCCATCCGCATTGCAGAATTTCTCCTGAACATCGGCGCTGTCCGCCTGTCCGTCCATCAGCCGTTCACATGGACCAGCGGGATCAAATCGCCCATCTATTGCGACAACCGCATGATTTACAGTCATCCCGAGGCGCGCAAAGCGGTGGTGGATGCCCTCGTTTCCCGTGTTAAAAATCTCCATATCCCCGCTGATGTCATTGCCGGCACCGCAACCGCCGCTATTGGCTGGGCTGCCCTGGTCGCAGACAGAATGGAGCTGCCGTTTGTCTATGTCCGCTCGAAAGCAAAAGAACATGGCGCACAGAAGAGAATCGAAGGAGATCTGAAGGAAAACCAGCATATTGTGGTGATTGAAGACCTTATTTCCACCGGCGGAAGCTCCGTATCCACTGCTGATGCTCTGCGCATGGAAGGAAAGGGGATTGTGACGGATGTGGTCTCTATCTTCAGCTACGAACTTGGTGCATCACACGAGAAAGCCCTGGAAGCAGGTCTTATTTTCCACCCGCTTTCCACCGTCACCACGCTCCTCCAGGTCGCACTGGATCAGGACAGAATTATTGACGAAGAAGCAGAGGAAATTGAGCGCTTCATCAAAGATCCCCAGCACTGGCACGCAGTCTAA
- a CDS encoding uracil-DNA glycosylase, which produces MPHTLDDVRTALNAWKGIELTKTANPVMGHGNPKAEIMFIGEAPGQKEDEQGIPFVGQAGKLLDELLGTIGLKREDVYITNVVKFRPPENRDPTPEEKTACLPFLQMEIAIIKPKLIVPLGRHALTQFFTKMSISEAHGKAHTIREAEGKSDAITVFPIYHPAAALHNPGLRQALFDDFKGLGEHLASMKQNSD; this is translated from the coding sequence ATGCCGCACACGCTCGACGACGTCCGCACCGCACTCAACGCCTGGAAAGGAATCGAACTCACAAAAACCGCCAATCCGGTGATGGGTCATGGAAATCCGAAAGCCGAGATTATGTTTATTGGAGAGGCGCCGGGACAGAAAGAAGATGAACAGGGCATTCCGTTTGTCGGACAGGCGGGAAAACTGCTGGATGAATTGCTCGGAACCATCGGGCTCAAGCGGGAGGATGTGTATATCACCAACGTCGTGAAATTCCGCCCACCCGAAAACCGCGACCCGACACCGGAAGAAAAAACGGCCTGTCTGCCATTTCTGCAGATGGAAATTGCAATCATCAAGCCAAAACTGATTGTGCCGCTCGGCCGTCATGCGCTCACGCAGTTTTTTACGAAAATGAGCATCAGCGAAGCCCACGGCAAAGCCCACACTATCCGCGAAGCCGAAGGAAAATCTGATGCCATCACCGTATTCCCGATTTACCACCCGGCTGCCGCACTGCATAATCCTGGCCTGCGCCAGGCACTCTTCGATGACTTCAAAGGACTCGGCGAGCATCTTGCTTCTATGAAACAAAATTCTGATTGA
- a CDS encoding Bax inhibitor-1 family protein, translated as MQQFSTSSSRPIVFSSGAEAQVYFLFAIAMGLTALGTLIGIQTFQYLSSPLLITCVIVELLIILTASMWTYMQPLKYILFAVFPFLSGFTFTPYIMSILANYVNGGSILLNACISTALMAMASAVFAKTTAVNLSGFGRFLFFAVLGLLSFGILQIFFPGLRTPQLEMLLSGAGILVFAGFTAYDLQRIQTMSRHGQNPFLLAINLYLDIFNLFLYIVRFMLAISGDRR; from the coding sequence ATGCAACAATTCTCCACATCCTCCTCACGTCCCATCGTCTTTTCAAGCGGCGCAGAAGCGCAGGTCTATTTTCTCTTTGCTATAGCCATGGGATTGACCGCTCTGGGTACATTGATCGGCATACAGACGTTCCAGTACCTCTCATCCCCACTGCTGATTACCTGTGTCATTGTGGAATTGCTGATTATTTTGACAGCATCCATGTGGACCTACATGCAGCCCTTGAAATATATCCTGTTTGCTGTTTTTCCGTTCCTGTCCGGTTTCACGTTTACGCCGTATATCATGAGTATTCTGGCGAATTACGTGAATGGAGGATCTATCCTTCTGAATGCATGCATCAGCACTGCCCTCATGGCGATGGCATCTGCCGTCTTTGCAAAAACGACAGCGGTGAATTTGTCCGGATTCGGGCGTTTTCTCTTCTTTGCAGTGCTCGGATTGCTGTCTTTCGGCATCCTGCAGATCTTCTTCCCGGGCCTGCGGACTCCGCAGCTGGAAATGCTTCTCTCAGGTGCGGGAATTCTCGTGTTTGCGGGCTTTACGGCCTATGACCTGCAACGCATCCAGACGATGTCCCGGCATGGCCAAAACCCCTTTTTGCTGGCCATAAATCTCTATCTCGACATTTTCAACCTGTTTCTTTATATCGTCCGGTTTATGCTGGCCATTTCCGGAGACAGGCGATAA
- a CDS encoding ATP-binding cassette domain-containing protein — MIALKNVSKAYGKKAVLTNLSLRIDPGASLCVLGDSASGKTTLMRLLIRADDPDEGSVDVDGVNIRTLPAPILQLYRRRVGVIYQESVLLNHATVEENVGLPLELLGAPEALIRRNTNDLLKRMNLLSKATLFPQDLSVSERSLVCIARAIITAPMVILADEPLQNLDSAQSNIVIELLTNMRKKGTTLAIFSREAAVARAFDATVVHLKNGNTTKQAEPEKAAHKKPADAHRLLEESDEVSAEFSMDIPDGDSIVPVSHKKTGGGGKRIRITSIGSNS, encoded by the coding sequence ATGATCGCGCTGAAAAATGTGTCGAAGGCGTATGGGAAGAAGGCGGTGCTCACCAATCTCTCGCTGCGGATTGATCCGGGTGCGAGTCTGTGTGTGCTTGGTGACAGTGCCAGTGGCAAAACAACACTGATGCGTTTACTGATCCGCGCAGACGATCCGGATGAAGGAAGTGTGGATGTCGATGGCGTGAACATACGCACTCTTCCGGCCCCCATTCTGCAACTCTACCGCCGCCGCGTCGGTGTGATTTATCAGGAATCTGTACTGCTCAATCATGCGACAGTGGAAGAAAATGTCGGACTGCCGCTGGAACTGCTTGGCGCACCGGAGGCACTGATCAGACGGAATACGAATGACCTTCTGAAGCGGATGAATCTGCTGTCCAAAGCGACACTCTTTCCGCAGGATTTGAGCGTGAGTGAACGCTCTCTTGTCTGCATTGCACGCGCTATCATCACCGCACCGATGGTGATTCTGGCTGACGAACCGCTGCAGAATCTCGACAGTGCACAGAGTAACATTGTGATTGAACTGCTGACCAACATGCGGAAGAAGGGCACCACACTCGCCATTTTTTCACGCGAGGCCGCAGTGGCCCGTGCGTTTGATGCGACCGTCGTGCATCTGAAAAACGGCAATACCACGAAGCAGGCAGAACCGGAAAAAGCCGCTCACAAGAAACCGGCGGATGCTCACCGGCTGCTGGAAGAATCTGATGAAGTGAGTGCCGAGTTTTCGATGGATATTCCGGATGGCGACAGTATCGTGCCGGTGTCTCACAAAAAAACAGGGGGAGGCGGAAAGCGCATCAGAATCACATCCATCGGGTCTAACTCCTGA
- the rnc gene encoding ribonuclease III, with translation MQPSSNTNATSNFLALEKTIDFHFRNRELLVQALTHRSSVRESKRSGHNERLEFLGDAVLELAATEYLYHLSEKPEGELTNWRSALVQREHLAAVARDIQLGVQLMLSRGEEASGGRDRTSTLANALEALIGAIYLDKGFEAAKQFCFTFILRRLEGLLAAGKDRDEKSVFQERAQEKFGITPHYETIDAVGPDHNKDFTCAVFIGEEKVAEGKGNSKQRAEQAAAKAGLKAKGWK, from the coding sequence ATGCAACCGTCCTCAAACACCAACGCCACCTCCAATTTTCTCGCACTCGAAAAGACGATCGATTTCCATTTCCGGAATCGTGAACTTCTGGTACAGGCTCTCACACACCGCAGCTCTGTCCGCGAAAGCAAACGGAGCGGCCACAACGAACGCCTGGAATTTTTGGGAGATGCGGTGTTGGAACTTGCTGCAACTGAGTATCTGTACCACCTCTCCGAGAAGCCCGAAGGTGAATTGACCAACTGGCGCTCCGCACTCGTGCAGCGTGAACACCTCGCAGCCGTGGCCCGCGACATCCAGCTCGGCGTACAGCTCATGCTCAGTCGTGGGGAGGAAGCAAGCGGCGGCCGCGACAGAACGTCGACACTTGCGAACGCTCTGGAAGCGCTTATTGGAGCCATTTATCTCGATAAGGGCTTTGAGGCTGCGAAGCAATTCTGCTTCACATTTATTCTCCGCAGACTCGAAGGACTTCTGGCAGCCGGCAAAGACCGTGACGAAAAGAGCGTGTTCCAGGAACGTGCTCAGGAAAAATTCGGCATCACCCCGCACTACGAAACCATCGATGCGGTTGGCCCGGACCACAACAAAGATTTCACCTGCGCGGTATTCATTGGGGAAGAGAAAGTGGCGGAAGGAAAAGGAAATAGCAAGCAACGGGCGGAGCAGGCGGCGGCGAAGGCGGGGCTGAAGGCGAAGGGGTGGAAGTAA
- a CDS encoding DoxX family protein has protein sequence MQLSALHAKQDWAFFALRLIIGAIFIYHGYQKWGMWAADTQATGSMLIIMRILAIAEPLGGLALIVGAWTRLASIGLLIIMLGAIYMKMFVFGAGFAGQGGWEFDLANLGALLVLATHGAGKLSCDGCYMKKK, from the coding sequence ATGCAGCTTTCTGCACTTCACGCCAAACAGGACTGGGCATTCTTTGCGCTGCGCCTGATTATCGGTGCTATTTTTATCTACCACGGCTACCAGAAGTGGGGCATGTGGGCTGCTGACACGCAGGCAACGGGTTCCATGCTCATCATCATGCGTATTCTTGCGATTGCAGAACCTCTCGGTGGACTGGCGCTCATTGTCGGTGCATGGACGCGCCTTGCATCTATCGGACTTCTTATCATCATGCTCGGTGCTATCTACATGAAAATGTTTGTGTTCGGTGCCGGCTTTGCCGGACAGGGCGGCTGGGAATTCGATCTCGCGAATCTCGGTGCGCTGCTCGTTCTTGCAACGCACGGTGCAGGCAAGCTGTCCTGCGACGGATGCTATATGAAGAAAAAATAA